The following proteins are encoded in a genomic region of Chaetodon auriga isolate fChaAug3 chromosome 8, fChaAug3.hap1, whole genome shotgun sequence:
- the slc25a40 gene encoding mitochondrial glutathione transporter SLC25A40 isoform X2: MSVQSPASSARGDITPLQQMVASCSGAILTSLFVTPLDVVKIRLQAQKNPFPKGKCFVYCNGLMDHLCVCENGNSKAWYKAPGHFNGTLDAFVKIIRGEGVKALWSGLPPTLVMAVPATMIYFTCYDQLCAALSVRMGNHAQEAPLVAGALARVGSATVISPLELIRTKLQSQKQSYRELTNCIRSAVQSEGWRSLWRGLGPTLLRDVPFSAMYWYNYERTKSWLCERYNTREPTFTITFISGALSGSFASVVTLPFDVVKTRRQVELGELQAKNLSSPASSFTFSVMRRIVAQDGFRGLFAGFLPRLIKVAPACAIMISTYESGKAFFRKHNQERILGPLQTSNT; this comes from the exons atgagtgTTCAAAGTCCTGCTTCTTCAGCCAGAGGTGACATTACTCCACTCCAGCAGATGGTGGCGTCCTGCTCTGGAGCAATCCTCACATCTCTGTTTG tCACACCTTTGGATGTTGTGAAGATCAGACTGCAAGCACAGAAAAATCCCTTCCCTAAAG GGAAATGCTTCGTCTACTGCAATGGACTGATGGAccacttatgtgtgtgtgaaaacggCAACAGCAAGGCCTGGTACAAAGCCCCCGGTCACTTCAATGGCACACTG GATGCCTTTGTCAAGATCATACGCGGTGAAGGAGTAAAGGCTTTATGGAGCGGTCTGCCTCCGACCCT TGTGATGGCAGTCCCAGCTACAATGATCTACTTCACATGCTACGACCAGCTGTGTGCAGCGCTGAGTGTGAGGATGGGAAACCACGCTCAGGAGGCTCCTCTCGTGGCCGGAGCTTTAGCTAGAG TGGGTTCAGCGACGGTGATCAGTCCTCTGGAGCTGATTCGTACAAAGCTGCAGTCCCAGAAGCAGTCATACAGGGAACTGACTAACTGCATCCGCTCTGCAGTGCAGTCAGAGGGCTGGCGGTCTCTGTGGCGGGGCTTGGGGCCCACCCTCTTACGAGACGTGCCCTTCTCAGCCATGTACTGGTACAATTATGAAAGGACCAAGAGCTGGCTGTGTGAACGGTACAACACCAGAGAGCCCACGTTTACCATTACCTTCATATCTGGAGCGCTGTCTGGCTCT tttgCATCTGTTGTGACGTTACCTTTTGATGTCGTTAAAACGAGACGGCAGGTGGAGCTGGGAGAGCTGCAAGCAAAGAATT TGTCCAGTCCGGCGTCCTCCTTCACCTTCAGTGTGATGAGGAGGATTGTGGCACAGGACGGCTTTAGGGGACTGTTCGCAG GTTTCCTTCCCAGGCTGATCAAAGTGGCCCCGGCCTGTGCCATTATGATCAGTACGTATGAGTCTGGAAAGGCCTTTTTCCGGAAACACAACCAGGAGAGGATACTCGGGCCGCTGCAGACCAGCAACACCTGA
- the slc25a40 gene encoding mitochondrial glutathione transporter SLC25A40 isoform X1, with product MKMSVQSPASSARGDITPLQQMVASCSGAILTSLFVTPLDVVKIRLQAQKNPFPKGKCFVYCNGLMDHLCVCENGNSKAWYKAPGHFNGTLDAFVKIIRGEGVKALWSGLPPTLVMAVPATMIYFTCYDQLCAALSVRMGNHAQEAPLVAGALARVGSATVISPLELIRTKLQSQKQSYRELTNCIRSAVQSEGWRSLWRGLGPTLLRDVPFSAMYWYNYERTKSWLCERYNTREPTFTITFISGALSGSFASVVTLPFDVVKTRRQVELGELQAKNLSSPASSFTFSVMRRIVAQDGFRGLFAGFLPRLIKVAPACAIMISTYESGKAFFRKHNQERILGPLQTSNT from the exons ATGAA aatgagtgTTCAAAGTCCTGCTTCTTCAGCCAGAGGTGACATTACTCCACTCCAGCAGATGGTGGCGTCCTGCTCTGGAGCAATCCTCACATCTCTGTTTG tCACACCTTTGGATGTTGTGAAGATCAGACTGCAAGCACAGAAAAATCCCTTCCCTAAAG GGAAATGCTTCGTCTACTGCAATGGACTGATGGAccacttatgtgtgtgtgaaaacggCAACAGCAAGGCCTGGTACAAAGCCCCCGGTCACTTCAATGGCACACTG GATGCCTTTGTCAAGATCATACGCGGTGAAGGAGTAAAGGCTTTATGGAGCGGTCTGCCTCCGACCCT TGTGATGGCAGTCCCAGCTACAATGATCTACTTCACATGCTACGACCAGCTGTGTGCAGCGCTGAGTGTGAGGATGGGAAACCACGCTCAGGAGGCTCCTCTCGTGGCCGGAGCTTTAGCTAGAG TGGGTTCAGCGACGGTGATCAGTCCTCTGGAGCTGATTCGTACAAAGCTGCAGTCCCAGAAGCAGTCATACAGGGAACTGACTAACTGCATCCGCTCTGCAGTGCAGTCAGAGGGCTGGCGGTCTCTGTGGCGGGGCTTGGGGCCCACCCTCTTACGAGACGTGCCCTTCTCAGCCATGTACTGGTACAATTATGAAAGGACCAAGAGCTGGCTGTGTGAACGGTACAACACCAGAGAGCCCACGTTTACCATTACCTTCATATCTGGAGCGCTGTCTGGCTCT tttgCATCTGTTGTGACGTTACCTTTTGATGTCGTTAAAACGAGACGGCAGGTGGAGCTGGGAGAGCTGCAAGCAAAGAATT TGTCCAGTCCGGCGTCCTCCTTCACCTTCAGTGTGATGAGGAGGATTGTGGCACAGGACGGCTTTAGGGGACTGTTCGCAG GTTTCCTTCCCAGGCTGATCAAAGTGGCCCCGGCCTGTGCCATTATGATCAGTACGTATGAGTCTGGAAAGGCCTTTTTCCGGAAACACAACCAGGAGAGGATACTCGGGCCGCTGCAGACCAGCAACACCTGA
- the dbf4 gene encoding protein DBF4 homolog A, with translation MKPKRTQKHTVTRPHWQGKGVSAGDKVAPGQAKPTSLVSSRAQIKPFAGKVFYLDLPSNRITETLENDIKELGGTVEKFFSKEIKYLVSNKREARYVHCLRQDSPVPSPDSGQSLPHFRSKPHRPSSHRDNIKSKSQGQMDTCVTSRGKSLVERVVKEQERVQMNKILSNALEWGVKIIYLDDIIAHVRKKKKVVSRQCPATSAVKASVKTESAAKQGFQKCTGGRISKPFVKVEDSSRHYRPIYLTLENTPKFNVKTAPPCSPFCVEDKDPPGNKQRGHRGAKASASEERAHARKKNRDKKRGGYCECCMIKYENITMHLQSERHKAFSKSDEYLVVDKLVSTLHCNFIPIKTQVKSVSSVLIAPGSRGKTELRHKGDLDTTEIIKEEQHWTVDGHEGSYSGHTLKIRSVLASSPLHHRKGDRRSNYTHSDRSKHKSLAHKQLCRQNSRTQKALQPRTETAPSRGERLPSSPSRVTQVDPLDQIIIEDMNSSTSHFHNMNGQNEASSISLNVITNRQEDSDNKQDSSVFEVVKAGNALPDKITGNSLSEEEEAHCPTQSFSPVRKIQRRIRVYRRKRRKVDTHVERVKSSDIPDNSTLKLWEMFQSSDDMDVEFLGFESEEGTTGLQK, from the exons ATGAAGCCTAAACGCACCCAGAAGCATACCGTTACGAGACCCCATTGGCAAG GGAAAGGCGTCAGTGCTGGTGACAAAGTGGCACCGGGTCAAGCTAAGCCAACATCGCTGGTGTCCTCTCGTGCTCAAATCAAACCATTTGCTGGGAAAGTGTTTTACCTGGATCTGCCATCAAACAGAATAACAGAGACATTGGAGAATGATATCAAAGAACTGGGAGGG aCTGTTGAGAAATTCTTCAGTAAGGAAATTAAGTATCTGGTATCCAACAAGAGGGAGGCTAGATATGTGCATTGCCTCAGGCAGGACTCTCCTGTCCCCAGCCCAGACTCTGGACAGAGTTTACCTCACTTTCGCTCAAAGCCACACCGGCCCAGCAGCCACAGGGACAACATCAAAAGCAAGTCTCAGGGCCAAATGGACACA TGTGTTACAAGTCGAGGGAAGTCTTTGGTGGAGAGAGTGGTGAAAGAGCAG GAGAGGGTACAAATGAACAAGATCCTGTCAAATGCTTTGGAATGGGGTGTGAAAATCATCTACCTAGATG ATATAATAGCACATGTtcggaagaaaaaaaaggttgtcAGTCGCCAGTGTCCTGCTACCTCTGCTGTCAAAGCAAGT GTCAAAACTGAGTCAGCAGCAAAGCAAGGCTTTCAGAAATGCACgg GGGGCCGGATCAGTAAACCGTTCGTCAAGGTTGAGGATTCAAGCAG ACACTACCGTCCAATCTACCTCACTTTGGAAAACACACCCAAGTTCAACGTGAAGACTGCTCCTCCCTGTAGTCCTTTCTGTGTTGAGGACAAGGATCCTCCTGGGAACAAACAGCGGGGACACAG AGGTGCGAAAGCCTCAGCCAGTGAAGAGAGAGCACACGCCCGAAAGAAGAACAGAGACAAGAAACGAGGCGGCTACTGCGAGTGCTGTATGATCAAATATGAGAACATTACAATG catCTACAGAGTGAACGTCACAAGGCTTTCTCCAAAAGTGATGAATACTTGGTGGTGGACAAACTGGTTTCAACCCTGCACTGCAATTTCATCCCCATCAAAACTCAAGTTAAAAG tgtttcctctgttctgATTGCTCCTGGATCACGTGGGAAAACTGAGCTAAGGCACAAGGGAGATCTTGATACCACAGAGATTATTAAAGAAGAGCAGCACTGGACTGTCGATGGGCATGAGGGATCTTATTCAGGACACACTTTAAAAATCAGATCAGTTCttgcttcttctcctctgcatcaCAGAAAGGGGGACAGAAGGAGCAATTACACTCACTCAGACAGATCCAAGCACAAATCTCTTGCACATAAACAGCTATGCAGACAGAATTCTCGCACTCAAAAAGCTCTTCAGCCCAGGACAGAAACAGCCCCCTCTAGAGGTGAACGTCTTCCCTCTAGTCCCTCCAGAGTGACTCAGGTTGACCCGCTGGACCAAATAATAATTGAAGACATGAACAGCTCAACTTCTCACTTCCATAATATGAATGGACAGAATGAGGCATCTTCGATAAGCCTTAATGTTATAACAAATCGACAAGAGGACTCTGATAACAAACAGGATTCCTCAGTGTTTGAGGTGGTTAAGGCTGGAAACGCATTGCCTGACAAAATTACTGGAAACAGCCTctcagaagaggaagaagcacaCTGTCCTACACAAAGCTTCTCTCCGGTCCGGAAAATACAGCGGAGGATCCGAGTTTATCGACGCAAAAGACGGAAAGTGGACACACACGTCGAACGCGTAAAGTCGAGTGACATTCCTGACAACTCCACACTGAAACTTTGGGAAATGTTTCAGTCAAGTGATGACATGGACGTGGAATTTCTGGGGTTTGAGAGCGAGGAAGGAACAACTGGACTGCAGAAATAA
- the rundc3b gene encoding RUN domain-containing protein 3B isoform X2, which produces MASLGVGLHLIRKRGAGRSAAVERRNLLTVCRFSVKTLLDRSCFETIDDSSPEFVNFVSILEHILSHRLKGQTTWFGYESPRSFWDYIKGACSKVPHNCIRSIESMENIRSSRAKGRAWIRVVLMEKRLSDYISSALRDFKTTRRFYEDGAIMLGEEAGLLADTLIGLNTIDFSFCLKGEGVDGSCPAVIDYTPYLKFTQSADSISSDEEEMRTMGSSGSESSTPDKMATAASIFTEQSNLVSKCKRFEQKYRMALEQKGYLEELVRLREAQLSEAVSHNKALQQSLADAHLSHTLEKEQLEYVVLELQDQLKSFQSLEQLSADMSLSQTSLEPSHALSLEARPAGTHWPRQGKEETPSLRGLCGSLTSVASYKSLASLKSSECLASPATEVSSPGITPS; this is translated from the exons GTTTTCAGTGAAGACGCTGCTGGACCGATCCTGTTTTGAGACAATAGATGACTCCTCCCCAGAGTTTGTTAACTTTGTCTCCATCCTGGAGCACATCCTCAGTCATCGACTTAAAG gtCAGACCACTTGGTTTGGCTATGAGAGTCCTCGGAGTTTCTGGGATTACATAAAAGGTGCCTGCAGCAAAGTCCCTCATAACTGCATCCGAAGCATCGAGAGCATGGAGAACATACGATCATCGAGAGCTAAA ggcaGGGCGTGGATCAGAGTGGTCCTGATGGAGAAAAGATTATCAGACTACATCTCATCTGCACTGAGGGACTTCAAAACGACCAG GAGGTTTTACGAGGATGGAGCGATCATGCTGGGGGAGGAGGCCGGGCTGTTAGCAGACACACTCATCGGACTCAACACCATCGACTTCAG CTTCTGTCTGAAAGGAGAGGGTGTGGACGGCAGCTGCCCCGCCGTGATCGACTACACGCCTTACCTGAAGTTCACTCAGAG CGCggacagcatcagcagtgacgaggaggagatgaggactATGGGGAGCAGCGGCAGTGAGAGCAGCACCCCCGACAAAATGGCCACCGCCGCCTCCATCTTCACTGAGCAGAGCAACTTGGTCAGCAAGTGCAAACGCTTTGAGCAGAAGTATCGCATGGCGCTGGAGCAGAAG GGTTACCTGGAAGAGCTGGTCCGACTCCGAGAAGCCCAGCTGTCAGAGGCGGTGTCTCATAACAAAGCTCTTCAGCAGAGCCTAGCAGACGCACACCTCTCCCACACACTGGAGAAAGAACAGCTTGAGTACGTCGTACTGGAACTACAGGACCAGCT GAAGAGTTTCCAGAGTCTGGAGCAGCTGTCGGCAGACATGAGCCTCTCCCAGACTTCTCTCGAACCATCACACGCACTGAGTCTGGAGGCCAGGCCGGCCGGCACACACTGGCCCCGCCAAG GTAAAGAGGAAACTCCGTCTCTGAGAGGTCTGTGTGGCTCCCTTACATCAGTCGCCAGCTACAAGTCTCTGGCCAGCCTGAAGTCCAGCGAGTGTTTGGCCAGTCCTGCAACAGAGGTCAGCAGCCCGGGCATCACTCCTTCGTAG
- the rundc3b gene encoding RUN domain-containing protein 3B isoform X1 has product MASLGVGLHLIRKRGAGRSAAVERRNLLTVCRFSVKTLLDRSCFETIDDSSPEFVNFVSILEHILSHRLKGQTTWFGYESPRSFWDYIKGACSKVPHNCIRSIESMENIRSSRAKGRAWIRVVLMEKRLSDYISSALRDFKTTRRFYEDGAIMLGEEAGLLADTLIGLNTIDFSFCLKGEGVDGSCPAVIDYTPYLKFTQSADSISSDEEEMRTMGSSGSESSTPDKMATAASIFTEQSNLVSKCKRFEQKYRMALEQKGYLEELVRLREAQLSEAVSHNKALQQSLADAHLSHTLEKEQLEYVVLELQDQLTVLKNNDLRSRQELTAHLTNQWPSPVALDANAVALDTLLYRKSTGQWEEKSFQSLEQLSADMSLSQTSLEPSHALSLEARPAGTHWPRQGKEETPSLRGLCGSLTSVASYKSLASLKSSECLASPATEVSSPGITPS; this is encoded by the exons GTTTTCAGTGAAGACGCTGCTGGACCGATCCTGTTTTGAGACAATAGATGACTCCTCCCCAGAGTTTGTTAACTTTGTCTCCATCCTGGAGCACATCCTCAGTCATCGACTTAAAG gtCAGACCACTTGGTTTGGCTATGAGAGTCCTCGGAGTTTCTGGGATTACATAAAAGGTGCCTGCAGCAAAGTCCCTCATAACTGCATCCGAAGCATCGAGAGCATGGAGAACATACGATCATCGAGAGCTAAA ggcaGGGCGTGGATCAGAGTGGTCCTGATGGAGAAAAGATTATCAGACTACATCTCATCTGCACTGAGGGACTTCAAAACGACCAG GAGGTTTTACGAGGATGGAGCGATCATGCTGGGGGAGGAGGCCGGGCTGTTAGCAGACACACTCATCGGACTCAACACCATCGACTTCAG CTTCTGTCTGAAAGGAGAGGGTGTGGACGGCAGCTGCCCCGCCGTGATCGACTACACGCCTTACCTGAAGTTCACTCAGAG CGCggacagcatcagcagtgacgaggaggagatgaggactATGGGGAGCAGCGGCAGTGAGAGCAGCACCCCCGACAAAATGGCCACCGCCGCCTCCATCTTCACTGAGCAGAGCAACTTGGTCAGCAAGTGCAAACGCTTTGAGCAGAAGTATCGCATGGCGCTGGAGCAGAAG GGTTACCTGGAAGAGCTGGTCCGACTCCGAGAAGCCCAGCTGTCAGAGGCGGTGTCTCATAACAAAGCTCTTCAGCAGAGCCTAGCAGACGCACACCTCTCCCACACACTGGAGAAAGAACAGCTTGAGTACGTCGTACTGGAACTACAGGACCAGCT GACGGTGTTGAAGAACAATGATTTGCGGTCCAGACAAGAGTTGACAGCCCATCTGACCAATCAGTGGCCATCTCCCGTTGCCTTGGATGCCAATGCCGTTGCCTTGGACACGCTGCTGTACAGGAAGAGCACGGGACAGTGGGAGGA GAAGAGTTTCCAGAGTCTGGAGCAGCTGTCGGCAGACATGAGCCTCTCCCAGACTTCTCTCGAACCATCACACGCACTGAGTCTGGAGGCCAGGCCGGCCGGCACACACTGGCCCCGCCAAG GTAAAGAGGAAACTCCGTCTCTGAGAGGTCTGTGTGGCTCCCTTACATCAGTCGCCAGCTACAAGTCTCTGGCCAGCCTGAAGTCCAGCGAGTGTTTGGCCAGTCCTGCAACAGAGGTCAGCAGCCCGGGCATCACTCCTTCGTAG